In one Gossypium hirsutum isolate 1008001.06 chromosome D09, Gossypium_hirsutum_v2.1, whole genome shotgun sequence genomic region, the following are encoded:
- the LOC107928492 gene encoding peroxidase P7 has translation MAPRFNFLLHAFLCLALATTSFSLSPKFYDNLCPQALPAIKRIVEAAVHREPRMGASLLRLHFHDCFVNGCDGSLLLDSTSAFETEKNARGNFNSVRGFEVVDQIKAEVDRVCGRPVVSCADILVVAARDSVLALGGPTWKVRLGRRDSTTASRTLADSVLPSASMDLPALINNFKNQGLNKRDLVALSGGHTIGLSQCVIFRNRIYNATSIDPAFAKERRATCPRTGGNTNLAPFDPTPARFDTAYFKNLVKERGLLTSDQALFSGGSTDKLVETYSKNPDAFWVDFGKSMIRMGNIKPLTGKQGQIRVNCRKVN, from the exons ATGGCTCCCCGCTTTAACTTCCTCCTCCATGCATTTCTCTGCTTGGCTCTTGCAACCACCTCTTTTTCCTTATCTCCCAAATTTTATGACAATCTTTGTCCCCAAGCTTTGCCTGCCATCAAGAGAATCGTTGAGGCTGCTGTCCACCGGGAACCCCGGATGGGAGCTTCTTTACTTCGTCTTCACTTCCACGACTGCTTCGTTAAT GGTTGCGACGGTTCACTACTTTTGGATTCTACGTCTGCTTTCGAAACCGAGAAAAATGCTCGTGGTAATTTCAATTCTGTGAGAGGTTTTGAAGTTGTAGACCAAATTAAGGCTGAAGTGGATCGAGTATGTGGACGCCCTGTGGTCTCTTGTGCTGATATATTAGTAGTGGCTGCTCGAGATTCAGTACTTGCG CTCGGAGGTCCAACATGGAAGGTTCGTTTGGGTAGAAGAGACTCGACCACAGCTAGCAGGACATTAGCAGACAGCGTGCTTCCTTCAGCATCAATGGATCTCCCTGCGTTGATCAACAACTTCAAGAACCAGGGCTTGAATAAGAGAGATCTTGTAGCTCTCTCTGGTGGGCACACCATCGGATTGTCACAATGCGTTATCTTTAGGAACAGGATTTACAATGCTACCAGTATTGATCCTGCTTTTGCCAAAGAGCGTAGAGCAACTTGCCCACGCACCGGGGGGAACACTAACCTTGCTCCTTTTGACCCAACCCCTGCACGCTTTGACACCGCATACTTCAAGAACCTAGTGAAGGAAAGGGGACTGCTCACCTCTGATCAAGCACTTTTCAGTGGAGGGTCGACTGATAAACTTGTAGAGACTTACAGCAAGAATCCTGATGCTTTCTGGGTTGATTTCGGCAAGTCTATGATTAGGATGGGCAACATCAAGCCTTTGACTGGAAAGCAAGGACAAATTCGTGTCAACTGTAGAAAGGTGAATTAA
- the LOC107928583 gene encoding CBL-interacting serine/threonine-protein kinase 14, whose protein sequence is MADTGDTASSSRTGDLPELSSEATLFGKYELGKLLGCGAFAKVYHARDVDSGQSVAIKAVSKKKVLKGGFMAHVKREIAIMRRLRHPNIVKLIEVLATKTKVYFVMEFAKGGELFTRISRGRFSEDLSRRYFQQLISAVRFCHSRGVFHRDLKPENLLLDENWNLKITDFGLSAVTDQIRPDGLLHTLCGTPAYVAPEILAKKGYDGAKVDVWSCGIVLYVLHAGYLPFNDPNLMVMYRRIYKGEFRFPKWTSPDLRRFLSRLLDTNPETRITVDEIITDPWFKKGYKETKFNAEDFELKGDIQSTKCLNAFHIISFSTGFDLSGLFNDADFSARREQFVSGEKPERIILRIEEEFRKIENVKAKKRKERGIYLEGQDSNLILTVDIHQLTEILVVAEIRWREINVEPNSDVWKHKLRPRLSDIIYETEAVHVSE, encoded by the coding sequence atGGCAGACACTGGAGACACTGCCAGCTCCAGTAGAACTGGTGATTTGCCGGAGCTCTCATCGGAAGCAACCCTGTTCGGGAAATACGAGCTTGGGAAGTTGCTGGGATGTGGGGCTTTCGCAAAGGTTTACCACGCGCGCGACGTCGACTCCGGGCAGAGCGTGGCCATCAAGGCCGTCAGCAAGAAGAAGGTTTTAAAAGGCGGGTTCATGGCACATGTTAAGAGGGAGATCGCTATCATGCGCCGGTTGCGCCACCCTAACATCGTCAAGCTCATCGAGGTTTTGGCTACCAAGACTAAGGTTTATTTCGTCATGGAATTCGCCAAAGGCGGGGAATTGTTCACGAGGATTTCCAGGGGTCGTTTCAGTGAAGATCTCAGCCGTCGGTATTTCCAGCAGTTGATCTCCGCCGTCCGGTTTTGTCATTCAAGGGGCGTGTTCCACCGCGATTTGAAGCCGGAGAATCTCCTTCTCGACGAGAACTGGAACTTGAAAATAACAGATTTCGGACTTAGTGCGGTTACGGATCAGATCCGACCCGACGGCCTCCTCCATACTTTATGCGGTACTCCAGCGTACGTGGCGCCGGAGATTCTGGCGAAGAAAGGATACGACGGCGCCAAAGTCGACGTCTGGTCATGCGGCATCGTTTTGTATGTTCTCCACGCTGGATACCTACCGTTCAACGACCCCAATCTGATGGTGATGTATCGTCGTATTTATAAAGGCGAATTCCGGTTCCCGAAATGGACGTCTCCAGATCTCCGGCGATTTTTAAGCCGGCTTCTGGACACTAATCCTGAAACAAGGATCACCGTCGATGAAATCATCACCGATCCCTGGTTCAAGAAAGGTTACAAAGAAACCAAATTCAACGCGGAGGATTTTGAATTGAAAGGGGATATCCAGAGCACCAAGTGCTTAAACGCCTTCCATATAATCTCATTTTCGACCGGTTTCGACCTCTCCGGTTTATTCAACGACGCCGACTTTTCGGCCCGGAGAGAACAGTTCGTATCGGGGGAGAAACCGGAAAGGATAATACTGAGAATCGAAGAAGAGTTCCGGAAAATCGAGAACGTGAAGGCGAAGAAAAGGAAAGAGAGAGGGATCTATTTGGAAGGGCAGGATAGTAATTTGATTCTCACCGTAGATATTCATCAGCTGACGGAAATTTTGGTGGTGGCGGAGATACGGTGGCGGGAGATTAACGTTGAGCCAAACAGTGATGTTTGGAAACATAAGTTAAGGCCAAGACTTTCCGATATCATATACGAAACGGAAGCGGTGCATGTTTCAGAATAA